A stretch of the Neodiprion lecontei isolate iyNeoLeco1 chromosome 4, iyNeoLeco1.1, whole genome shotgun sequence genome encodes the following:
- the LOC107219037 gene encoding mitochondrial amidoxime reducing component 2 isoform X2, whose translation MERSRLAYATAVIVGAGTAVALAWWFWTRRQKEQPPKKWRKVGELSDLIVFPVKSLGAVRLNTMECTPLGLRDGWLRDRTLMVIDMDGHFVTGRQLPRMVQVSPSISGSTLTLRAPGMMAVSVDLAGLRGKGFRAAVWGQPVPARDCGEEAARWLSRFLLQEDTGLRLVYYPLDRPTRDVRTKNKPFPLVVSEDTGAYPDATSYTLMNEASIADLNTRLEDPVTPQHFRPNFVVKGARVLEEDSWDWVKIGNVVFRNVKPCTRCIFTTVDPETGMKSPKVEPLKTLKGYRQIKDPELRPFTGDSPVMGIHLGLRSNNGNVRLGDGVFVGVPEEEEPFYSPPLLHRWSSCEHDVFPIEEKMSKADIDYPDSSSSFFGSAANIIASLSNLE comes from the exons AGAGATCGAGGTTGGCCTACGCAACGGCGGTCATAGTCGGCGCTGGGACAGCCGTCGCTTTGGCATGGTGGTTTTGGACTCGTCGCCAAAAGGAACAGCCTCCGAAGAAATGGCGGAAGGTCGGCGAACTGAGCGACCTCATCGTCTTCCCTGTAAAGTCTTTAGGTGCCGTACGCTTGAATACCATGGAATGTACGCCTCTGGGTCTCAGAGACGGCTGGCTCAGGGATCGGACTCTCATGGTCATCGACATGGACGGTCATTTTGTCACGGGAAGACAACTGCCGCGAATGGTCCAG GTTTCGCCGAGCATTTCAGGATCCACGCTGACTCTCAGGGCGCCTGGGATGATGGCGGTTTCGGTTGACCTGGCTGGCCTTAGAGGTAAAGGATTCCGAGCGGCTGTATGGGGCCAGCCAGTTCCAGCCCGAGATTGTGGCGAGGAAGCGGCTCGCTGGCTGTCCAGATTCCTTCTCCAGGAAGATACCGGTCTCAGACTTGTCTATTATCCGTTAGACCGACCGACTAGAGATGTGCGAACGAAAAACAAGCCGTTCCCACTGGTCGTCAGCGAAGATACG GGGGCGTATCCAGATGCGACGAGTTACACCTTGATGAACGAGGCCTCGATTGCGGACCTGAACACTCGTCTTGAGGACCCAGTGACACCGCAGCATTTTAGGCCAAACTTTGTGGTGAAAGGGGCACGAGTTTTAGAGGAAGATTCTTGGGACTGGGTGAAAATCGGGAACGTCGTCTTTAGAAACGTGAAACCATGCACGCGATGCATATTCACCACCGTCGACCCGGAAACAGGAATGAAAAGTCCCAAAGTGGAACCACTGAAGACTCTTAAAGG TTACCGACAAATCAAGGACCCTGAGCTGAGACCGTTTACCGGCGATAGTCCTGTGATGGGAATACACCTGGGCTTGCGGTCTAACAACGGAAATGTCCGGCTCGGAGACGGTGTTTTTGTCGGTGTTCCAGAAGAAGAAGAGCCGTTCTACTCCCCTCCGCTATTGCATCGGTGGAGCTCTTGCGAACACGATGTTTTTCcgattgaggaaaaaatgtcaaaGGCTGACATAGATTATCCGGATTCATCATCGAGCTTCTTTGGGAGTGCCGCGAACATAATTGCCAGCTTATCTAACCTCGAGtga
- the LOC107219037 gene encoding mitochondrial amidoxime reducing component 2 isoform X1, whose protein sequence is MERSRLAYATAVIVGAGTAVALAWWFWTRRQKEQPPKKWRKVGELSDLIVFPVKSLGAVRLNTMECTPLGLRDGWLRDRTLMVIDMDGHFVTGRQLPRMVQVSPSISGSTLTLRAPGMMAVSVDLAGLRGKGFRAAVWGQPVPARDCGEEAARWLSRFLLQEDTGLRLVYYPLDRPTRDVRTKNKPFPLVVSEDTGAYPDATSYTLMNEASIADLNTRLEDPVTPQHFRPNFVVKGARVLEEDSWDWVKIGNVVFRNVKPCTRCIFTTVDPETGMKSPKVEPLKTLKGYRQIKDPELRPFTGDSPVMGIHLGLRSNNGNVRLGDGVFVGVPEEEEPFYSPPLLHRWSSCEHDVFPIEEKMSKADIDYPDSSSSFFGSAANIIASLSNLE, encoded by the exons ATGG AGAGATCGAGGTTGGCCTACGCAACGGCGGTCATAGTCGGCGCTGGGACAGCCGTCGCTTTGGCATGGTGGTTTTGGACTCGTCGCCAAAAGGAACAGCCTCCGAAGAAATGGCGGAAGGTCGGCGAACTGAGCGACCTCATCGTCTTCCCTGTAAAGTCTTTAGGTGCCGTACGCTTGAATACCATGGAATGTACGCCTCTGGGTCTCAGAGACGGCTGGCTCAGGGATCGGACTCTCATGGTCATCGACATGGACGGTCATTTTGTCACGGGAAGACAACTGCCGCGAATGGTCCAG GTTTCGCCGAGCATTTCAGGATCCACGCTGACTCTCAGGGCGCCTGGGATGATGGCGGTTTCGGTTGACCTGGCTGGCCTTAGAGGTAAAGGATTCCGAGCGGCTGTATGGGGCCAGCCAGTTCCAGCCCGAGATTGTGGCGAGGAAGCGGCTCGCTGGCTGTCCAGATTCCTTCTCCAGGAAGATACCGGTCTCAGACTTGTCTATTATCCGTTAGACCGACCGACTAGAGATGTGCGAACGAAAAACAAGCCGTTCCCACTGGTCGTCAGCGAAGATACG GGGGCGTATCCAGATGCGACGAGTTACACCTTGATGAACGAGGCCTCGATTGCGGACCTGAACACTCGTCTTGAGGACCCAGTGACACCGCAGCATTTTAGGCCAAACTTTGTGGTGAAAGGGGCACGAGTTTTAGAGGAAGATTCTTGGGACTGGGTGAAAATCGGGAACGTCGTCTTTAGAAACGTGAAACCATGCACGCGATGCATATTCACCACCGTCGACCCGGAAACAGGAATGAAAAGTCCCAAAGTGGAACCACTGAAGACTCTTAAAGG TTACCGACAAATCAAGGACCCTGAGCTGAGACCGTTTACCGGCGATAGTCCTGTGATGGGAATACACCTGGGCTTGCGGTCTAACAACGGAAATGTCCGGCTCGGAGACGGTGTTTTTGTCGGTGTTCCAGAAGAAGAAGAGCCGTTCTACTCCCCTCCGCTATTGCATCGGTGGAGCTCTTGCGAACACGATGTTTTTCcgattgaggaaaaaatgtcaaaGGCTGACATAGATTATCCGGATTCATCATCGAGCTTCTTTGGGAGTGCCGCGAACATAATTGCCAGCTTATCTAACCTCGAGtga
- the LOC107226562 gene encoding vesicle-associated membrane protein 7 isoform X1 → MIQGNEKERMPILYSVVARGPTVLAKHAARTGNFAEVTERILAKIPPHNDKLTYTQGPYLFHYMCDNRIVYMCITDDEFQRSRAFLYLNEIKRRFEAAYGHGAQTALAYAMNSEFSRVLANEMKHYSESTDIDTLSKVHGELDELKDIMVKNIDNVAARGERLELLINKTENLTASSVTFRKTSRNLARSLFWKNIKLYVIVALVLIVVIYFVVAMACGGLAWQKCVGN, encoded by the exons ATGATTCAAGGAAATGAAAA AGAAAGAATGCCTATTCTATACAGTGTCGTGGCACGTGGGCCAACCGTGCTCGCCAAGCATGCGGCGCGCACTGGAAACTTTGCCGAAGTGACCGAACGGATTTTGGCTAAAATACCACCGCACAATGACAAGCTAACTTATACCCAAGGGCCGTACCTCTTCCACTACATGTGCGATAACAGGATTGTATACATGTGCATCACGGATGAC GAATTTCAACGGTCGCGTGCCTTCTTATACTTGAATGAAATTAAGAGACGATTTGAAGCAGCTTATGGACATGGAGCTCAAACTGCTCTAGCCTATGCAATGAACTCTGAGTTTTCGAGGGTGCTGGCCAATGAAATG AAACACTACAGCGAGTCCACAGATATCGATACACTATCCAAAGTGCATGGGGAACTTGATGAACTTAAAGACATTATGGTGAAGAATATCGATAACGTTGCGGCACGAGGGGAAAGACTAGAATTGCTCATAAACAAAACTGAGAATTTGACTGCTAGT TCTGTGACGTTCAGGAAAACAAGCAGAAATCTGGCTCGTTCCCTTTTTTGGAAGAACATAAAGCTTTATGTGATAGTGGCTCTTGTTTTGATC gtTGTAATATACTTTGTTGTGGCAATGGCTTGTGGAGGTCTTGCATGGCAGAAGTGTGTCGGTAATTGA
- the LOC107226562 gene encoding vesicle-associated membrane protein 7 isoform X3 — translation MIQGNEKERMPILYSVVARGPTVLAKHAARTGNFAEVTERILAKIPPHNDKLTYTQGPYLFHYMCDNRIVYMCITDDEFQRSRAFLYLNEIKRRFEAAYGHGAQTALAYAMNSEFSRVLANEMKHYSESTDIDTLSKVHGELDELKDIMVKNIDNVAARGERLELLINKTENLTASVVIYFVVAMACGGLAWQKCVGN, via the exons ATGATTCAAGGAAATGAAAA AGAAAGAATGCCTATTCTATACAGTGTCGTGGCACGTGGGCCAACCGTGCTCGCCAAGCATGCGGCGCGCACTGGAAACTTTGCCGAAGTGACCGAACGGATTTTGGCTAAAATACCACCGCACAATGACAAGCTAACTTATACCCAAGGGCCGTACCTCTTCCACTACATGTGCGATAACAGGATTGTATACATGTGCATCACGGATGAC GAATTTCAACGGTCGCGTGCCTTCTTATACTTGAATGAAATTAAGAGACGATTTGAAGCAGCTTATGGACATGGAGCTCAAACTGCTCTAGCCTATGCAATGAACTCTGAGTTTTCGAGGGTGCTGGCCAATGAAATG AAACACTACAGCGAGTCCACAGATATCGATACACTATCCAAAGTGCATGGGGAACTTGATGAACTTAAAGACATTATGGTGAAGAATATCGATAACGTTGCGGCACGAGGGGAAAGACTAGAATTGCTCATAAACAAAACTGAGAATTTGACTGCTAGT gtTGTAATATACTTTGTTGTGGCAATGGCTTGTGGAGGTCTTGCATGGCAGAAGTGTGTCGGTAATTGA
- the LOC107226562 gene encoding vesicle-associated membrane protein 7 isoform X2 gives MPILYSVVARGPTVLAKHAARTGNFAEVTERILAKIPPHNDKLTYTQGPYLFHYMCDNRIVYMCITDDEFQRSRAFLYLNEIKRRFEAAYGHGAQTALAYAMNSEFSRVLANEMKHYSESTDIDTLSKVHGELDELKDIMVKNIDNVAARGERLELLINKTENLTASSVTFRKTSRNLARSLFWKNIKLYVIVALVLIVVIYFVVAMACGGLAWQKCVGN, from the exons ATGCCTATTCTATACAGTGTCGTGGCACGTGGGCCAACCGTGCTCGCCAAGCATGCGGCGCGCACTGGAAACTTTGCCGAAGTGACCGAACGGATTTTGGCTAAAATACCACCGCACAATGACAAGCTAACTTATACCCAAGGGCCGTACCTCTTCCACTACATGTGCGATAACAGGATTGTATACATGTGCATCACGGATGAC GAATTTCAACGGTCGCGTGCCTTCTTATACTTGAATGAAATTAAGAGACGATTTGAAGCAGCTTATGGACATGGAGCTCAAACTGCTCTAGCCTATGCAATGAACTCTGAGTTTTCGAGGGTGCTGGCCAATGAAATG AAACACTACAGCGAGTCCACAGATATCGATACACTATCCAAAGTGCATGGGGAACTTGATGAACTTAAAGACATTATGGTGAAGAATATCGATAACGTTGCGGCACGAGGGGAAAGACTAGAATTGCTCATAAACAAAACTGAGAATTTGACTGCTAGT TCTGTGACGTTCAGGAAAACAAGCAGAAATCTGGCTCGTTCCCTTTTTTGGAAGAACATAAAGCTTTATGTGATAGTGGCTCTTGTTTTGATC gtTGTAATATACTTTGTTGTGGCAATGGCTTGTGGAGGTCTTGCATGGCAGAAGTGTGTCGGTAATTGA